In Carya illinoinensis cultivar Pawnee chromosome 7, C.illinoinensisPawnee_v1, whole genome shotgun sequence, the following are encoded in one genomic region:
- the LOC122315422 gene encoding uncharacterized protein LOC122315422 has protein sequence MRVGVTNWPESSRPAGCGARGWATPNTPVSPISSTRLPHGKPSCGPTSPILGLISISNSGFERSSSTRLASLSSSLSLASSSIAVSKLNPSYLRLRGDDVYFTLENSAQDWVQQREGGVLSNTASSKVYSSSLVDVERDYLSIDKRYPRLFVSPEFSKVL, from the exons ATGAG GGTCGGGGTTACGAACTGGCCAGAAAGCTCGAGGCCTGCGGGGTGTGGCGCTCGTGGCTGGGCGACTCCAAATACGCCGGTTTCTCCGATTTCCTCAACTCGCCTTCCTCATGGAAAGCCTTCATGCGGACCGACGAGTCCAATTCTAGGGCTCATATCCATCTCCAACTCCGGGTTCGAGCGCTCCTCTTCGACAAGGCTAGCATCTCTCTCGTCTTCTTTGTCTCTAGCGTCTTCTTCTATTGCAGTTTCAAAGCTCAATCCGAGTT ATTTGAGATTGCGCGGTGATGACGTTTACTTCACGTTGGAGAACTCTGCACAAGACTGGGTACAACAGCGGGAAGGTGGTGTTTTGTCCAATACAGCGTCTTCCAAG GTTTACTCTTCCAGTTTGGTAGATGTGGAGAGGGATTATTTGTCGATAGATAAAAGATATCCTAGACTCTTTGTGTCCCCAGAATTTTCCAAG GTTTTGTGA